A portion of the Adhaeribacter radiodurans genome contains these proteins:
- a CDS encoding glycosyl hydrolase family 95 catalytic domain-containing protein gives MIRYWLLLFMLFLTSAAMAQPQPSLKLWYTKPANIQAPEDPKNGWKDDPEWLKALPLGNGSLGAMVYGDVPRERIQLNEESMWSGSPDDNNNPNAFAAQAEIRKLLFAGKYKEATELTSKTQIAKGEGSGHGNGASVPFGSFQPLGNLFLDFTQKAPYQNYRRELDLKDAVVRVSYTQNGVQFKREVFVSQPDQVMVVRLTANKPGQLSFTAQLARPERFRTYSENDQLIMAGKLSNGKGGDGLAYMTRLKALVNKGSVKYSNAGLTVQGANEVVLLLTASTDYKLEFPAYKGRDYVGITQSNLQKASQKSYNQLLSAHLVEYQPYFKRVSFNLFSGEDKLPTDERLVAFKTNPTDQHLYELLFQYGRYLLISSSRPGTLPANLQGIWTNKLQSPWNGDYHTNINIQMNYWPAEVTNLPEMHLPFFDLLRSLTKPGSETARIHYHAKGWVIHPITNVWGYTAPGEEAGWGMHTGATAWLCQHIGEHYRFTQDEAFLREQYPVLKAATEFYMDWLVVHPETGKLVSGPAGSPENAFFAPDGSKAQISMGPAHEQQVIWQLFDDFLMASKVLHIQDDWTKRITLAQQQLAGPQIGSDGRLMEWATEFKEAEPGHRHISHLFALHPGYQINPVQTPELAVAAKKSLDYRIAKGGGHTGWSAAWLISQYARLKEAEKAKASLDVVITKSTSPNLFGQHPPFQMDANFGTTAGIAEMLVQSHVQTASGGVLIDLLPALPSGWAKGQVSGLKARGGFELNMNWQGNRLQQAEIQSEKGGEATLQYAGQAKAVKLQPGQKQVITW, from the coding sequence ATGATTAGATACTGGCTTTTGCTTTTCATGCTTTTCTTAACTTCGGCAGCTATGGCGCAACCACAACCAAGCTTAAAACTGTGGTATACCAAGCCCGCTAATATTCAGGCCCCCGAAGACCCGAAAAATGGCTGGAAAGACGATCCTGAATGGCTCAAAGCCCTTCCGTTGGGAAATGGTTCGCTGGGTGCTATGGTGTATGGCGATGTGCCGCGGGAACGCATTCAGTTGAACGAAGAAAGCATGTGGTCGGGCAGCCCGGATGATAACAATAATCCCAATGCTTTTGCCGCTCAGGCCGAAATTCGTAAATTATTGTTTGCCGGAAAATACAAAGAAGCCACGGAGCTTACCAGTAAAACCCAAATTGCCAAAGGCGAAGGTTCGGGGCACGGTAATGGAGCTTCCGTGCCTTTCGGTAGTTTTCAACCCTTGGGCAATCTTTTTCTTGATTTCACCCAAAAAGCACCTTATCAGAATTACCGCCGGGAGCTCGATTTAAAGGATGCCGTAGTACGGGTGAGTTATACGCAAAATGGCGTGCAGTTTAAGCGCGAAGTATTTGTAAGCCAGCCGGACCAGGTAATGGTGGTGCGTCTTACAGCGAATAAACCCGGGCAGCTTTCATTTACTGCCCAACTAGCACGGCCCGAGCGGTTTCGTACCTACTCCGAGAACGACCAGTTAATAATGGCCGGCAAGTTGAGCAACGGTAAAGGTGGCGACGGACTGGCGTACATGACCCGGCTGAAAGCCCTGGTAAACAAAGGTTCGGTAAAGTACAGCAATGCCGGGTTAACGGTTCAAGGGGCGAACGAAGTAGTCCTGCTACTCACTGCTTCCACGGATTATAAGCTGGAATTTCCTGCCTATAAAGGCCGGGATTACGTAGGTATTACCCAAAGTAATCTGCAGAAAGCGTCTCAAAAAAGCTATAACCAACTGCTCAGCGCCCATTTAGTTGAGTATCAGCCTTATTTTAAACGGGTTTCGTTTAACTTGTTTTCGGGCGAGGATAAACTACCTACGGATGAAAGATTAGTTGCTTTTAAAACCAACCCCACTGACCAGCATTTGTACGAGCTGTTGTTTCAATACGGACGGTATTTACTAATTTCTTCGTCGCGACCGGGTACTCTGCCCGCTAATTTACAAGGCATCTGGACGAATAAACTGCAATCGCCCTGGAACGGCGATTACCACACCAACATCAATATTCAAATGAATTACTGGCCAGCCGAGGTGACCAACCTGCCGGAAATGCATTTGCCATTTTTTGACTTGCTTCGTTCTCTTACCAAACCCGGCTCCGAAACGGCCCGCATTCATTACCATGCCAAGGGCTGGGTAATTCATCCTATTACCAACGTTTGGGGCTACACGGCTCCCGGCGAAGAAGCTGGTTGGGGAATGCACACGGGCGCCACAGCCTGGTTGTGCCAGCACATTGGCGAGCATTATCGTTTTACCCAGGACGAAGCTTTTCTGCGGGAACAATACCCGGTACTAAAAGCAGCTACTGAATTTTACATGGACTGGCTGGTGGTGCACCCGGAAACCGGTAAACTGGTATCCGGACCGGCTGGATCGCCGGAAAATGCTTTTTTTGCACCCGATGGTAGTAAAGCTCAGATTAGCATGGGGCCGGCACACGAACAACAGGTAATCTGGCAATTATTCGATGATTTTTTGATGGCTTCTAAAGTGCTTCACATTCAGGACGATTGGACCAAACGCATTACCTTGGCTCAACAACAATTAGCCGGTCCGCAGATTGGCTCCGATGGACGATTAATGGAGTGGGCTACCGAATTTAAAGAAGCTGAACCAGGGCACCGGCATATATCTCATTTATTTGCTTTACATCCGGGCTATCAGATTAACCCGGTTCAAACGCCGGAGTTAGCTGTTGCTGCTAAAAAATCGTTGGATTACCGCATTGCCAAAGGTGGAGGCCACACCGGGTGGAGTGCTGCCTGGCTGATAAGCCAGTACGCCCGGTTAAAAGAAGCCGAAAAAGCCAAGGCCAGCCTGGATGTAGTAATTACTAAAAGTACCTCACCTAATTTATTTGGGCAGCACCCGCCGTTTCAGATGGATGCCAACTTTGGTACCACTGCCGGTATTGCCGAAATGCTGGTGCAAAGCCACGTACAAACTGCTTCCGGGGGTGTATTAATTGATTTGTTACCGGCTTTACCTTCTGGTTGGGCTAAAGGACAAGTTAGTGGTTTAAAGGCTCGTGGCGGTTTTGAGCTAAACATGAACTGGCAAGGTAACCGGCTGCAGCAAGCGGAAATTCAATCTGAGAAAGGCGGTGAGGCAACCTTGCAATACGCTGGTCAAGCTAAAGCAGTAAAGTTGCAACCCGGGCAGAAACAGGTTATTACCTGGTAA
- a CDS encoding glucose 1-dehydrogenase — protein sequence MEGTTKKIFSGKVALVTGASSGIGKATALQYAREGAQVVVSDIQEAKGLEVVEEIKQNGGDALFVKADVSKPEDCQNLVKKTVEQYGQLNIAFNNAGIGGEANPVGDLSIKNWNKVIAINLSSVFYCMKYQIQQMLQNGGGAIVNNSSILGQVGFANSAAYVAAKHGVVGLTKNGALEYSAKGIRINAVGPAFIKTPLLTEAGMQEDTFQMLARLHPIGRLGQSEEVAELVTWLSSDKASFVTGAYYAADGGYLAQ from the coding sequence ATGGAAGGAACTACAAAAAAAATATTTTCGGGTAAAGTGGCATTAGTAACCGGTGCATCTTCCGGTATTGGGAAAGCAACTGCCCTACAGTATGCACGCGAGGGCGCCCAGGTAGTAGTTTCTGATATACAGGAAGCAAAAGGGTTGGAAGTAGTAGAAGAAATAAAGCAAAACGGTGGAGATGCCCTGTTTGTGAAAGCAGATGTATCAAAGCCGGAAGATTGCCAAAACCTGGTAAAGAAAACAGTAGAGCAATATGGTCAGTTAAATATTGCCTTCAACAATGCCGGAATTGGTGGCGAAGCTAACCCGGTAGGTGACCTGAGTATTAAAAATTGGAATAAAGTAATTGCAATTAATCTAAGTAGTGTGTTTTACTGCATGAAGTACCAGATCCAGCAAATGCTGCAGAATGGCGGCGGAGCTATTGTAAATAACTCGTCTATCCTGGGTCAGGTTGGTTTTGCCAATTCGGCGGCCTATGTAGCGGCTAAGCACGGCGTAGTAGGACTTACTAAAAATGGGGCCCTGGAATATTCCGCCAAAGGTATTCGCATTAACGCTGTAGGGCCGGCATTTATTAAAACGCCCCTATTAACAGAAGCTGGCATGCAAGAAGATACCTTTCAGATGCTAGCCCGTTTACACCCTATTGGAAGATTAGGACAATCCGAAGAAGTGGCTGAATTAGTAACTTGGCTAAGTTCCGATAAAGCATCGTTTGTAACTGGTGCCTACTATGCCGCAGATGGAGGCTATCTGGCCCAATAA
- a CDS encoding DUF6544 family protein: MKRLLSLLAVLVAAFVAGRSWTSFKVKLEIKRLFSASKPTTGKVFTYAQIVGLPNPVQRYFKLVLREGQPYINFVRLKHEGQFKTDLKKDWMAITGEQYFTTATPGFIWLGKTNLFSAKDRFAAGKGGLQVKLFSLIPVADGSGPKYDQGELLRWLGESAWFPTNLLPSENLSWSAINDNTALLTFTYDQLTVSYKVYFNAAGEITQMETQRYMGEQTLENWVGKFSEYQDINGIRIPTRAEGIWRLKTGDHSYANFKLNLIEYDIPESF, encoded by the coding sequence ATGAAACGACTACTTTCTTTATTAGCCGTGCTGGTAGCTGCTTTCGTGGCGGGCAGAAGTTGGACTAGTTTTAAGGTAAAGCTAGAAATTAAACGGTTGTTTTCGGCATCAAAACCTACCACAGGTAAAGTTTTTACTTATGCGCAAATAGTAGGTTTACCTAACCCGGTACAACGCTATTTTAAACTGGTATTAAGAGAAGGACAGCCGTACATTAACTTTGTGCGCTTAAAACATGAAGGTCAATTTAAAACTGATTTAAAGAAAGACTGGATGGCTATTACGGGAGAGCAGTATTTTACTACGGCTACTCCCGGGTTTATCTGGCTAGGTAAGACCAACTTATTTTCGGCCAAAGATAGGTTTGCTGCCGGGAAAGGCGGACTACAGGTAAAATTGTTTTCGCTAATTCCGGTTGCGGATGGATCCGGCCCTAAATACGACCAAGGCGAATTATTGCGCTGGCTAGGAGAAAGTGCCTGGTTCCCTACTAATTTACTGCCCTCTGAAAATTTAAGCTGGTCGGCCATTAACGATAATACGGCCCTACTAACTTTTACCTATGATCAGTTAACTGTTTCTTATAAGGTATATTTTAATGCTGCCGGCGAAATTACCCAAATGGAAACCCAACGCTATATGGGCGAACAAACCCTGGAAAATTGGGTTGGCAAATTCAGCGAATACCAGGATATAAACGGCATTCGTATTCCTACCCGAGCTGAGGGTATCTGGCGGCTAAAAACAGGCGACCATTCTTACGCAAACTTCAAGCTCAATTTAATTGAATACGACATACCAGAATCATTTTAA